The following proteins are encoded in a genomic region of Canis lupus familiaris isolate Mischka breed German Shepherd chromosome 6, alternate assembly UU_Cfam_GSD_1.0, whole genome shotgun sequence:
- the CEP20 gene encoding centrosomal protein 20 isoform X4: protein MATVAELKAVLKDTLEKRGVLGHLKARIRAEVFNALDDESEPRPPLSHENLIINELIREYLEFNKYKYTASVLMSESGQPVVPLDRPFLIRELNAFEESKDDTI, encoded by the exons ATGGCGACTGTCGCGGAGCTGAAGGCTG TTTTAAAGGACACCTTGGAGAAAAGGGGAGTATTGGGGCATTTAAAAGCAAGGATCCGAGCTGAAGTATTCAATGCCCTAGATGATGAAAGTGAACCCCGACCACCATTGTCTCATGAAAACCTTATAATTAATGAACTAATTCGGGAATATCTTGAATTCAACAAATATAAGTATACAGCATCTGTCCTCATGTCAG AATCTGGTCAACCTGTAGTTCCATTGGACAGACCATTTCTTATCCGTGAACTAAATGCATTTGAAGAATCAAAGGATGATACAAT
- the CEP20 gene encoding centrosomal protein 20 isoform X5, producing MATVAELKAVLKDTLEKRGVLGHLKARIRAEVFNALDDESEPRPPLSHENLIINELIREYLEFNKYKYTASVLMSESGQPVVPLDRPFLIRELNAFEESKDDTM from the exons ATGGCGACTGTCGCGGAGCTGAAGGCTG TTTTAAAGGACACCTTGGAGAAAAGGGGAGTATTGGGGCATTTAAAAGCAAGGATCCGAGCTGAAGTATTCAATGCCCTAGATGATGAAAGTGAACCCCGACCACCATTGTCTCATGAAAACCTTATAATTAATGAACTAATTCGGGAATATCTTGAATTCAACAAATATAAGTATACAGCATCTGTCCTCATGTCAG AATCTGGTCAACCTGTAGTTCCATTGGACAGACCATTTCTTATCCGTGAACTAAATGCATTTGAAGAATCAAAGGATGATACAATGTaa